The following nucleotide sequence is from Halapricum desulfuricans.
ATACAGCTCGTAGAAATCGACGCCTCGTCTTCTCGTCAGCTCGAGTCAGACGATTCCCGATAGCACGGTCCGACTCACCTTTTGCCGGAAAGACATCGAAACAGGATTCAAGGAACGCGGTCAACGATCGACTATTGATACCAACGTATGGAACGTCTTTCTGCGTTCCTCGTTTTGACTCGATCCCGAATAGGCGTTGCGCGAGTGATTCAAACCGATCGAGTAATTGCTCGTCAGTGTTGTAGAACTTGATTCGCCCGTCTTCTATTTGCGCTTCACTCACAGCGAGCCCCAGAAATTCACCGATCTCTGGGGAAACCTCCCAGACTGGTGAAATAGGCGGGGAACGACGACCGTTCGAAGTGGCAACGCGCTGGATTGCGATGATGTGGTCTTGCAGACGCGACTGCGTAACGTCGAGGTCACGGAGGTATGAGAGCGAACAGACAGTGCTTTGAGTTTCCAGGGTGTCGGAGTCAATTCGGCGGCGCACTGCTGTCGCATATTTACGCGTCACGTCAGTACGCGAAGCTATTTCTTTCGGAGTTTGGTCTAATCGTAACCCACGAATAATCTGTTTCTTTTGCCCGACGAACTGCTCTTCGGGCGGAATATCATGCTCTCGTGCGAACGTTTCAGAGACATGAACGAGAGTGCGGTCCCCATCAAGCGCTTGGAGCCAGTCAAGGTCAGTATCGGTTTCGGGTAGTGGTGCATGGAGCGGCCGGACGATACGATCTCCGGGTTCGAGATCCGCGGCCGGCTGCCACGAGAGCCCGTCATTGGTGATGACGAGGTACCGATGCTCTGGAGTGGTCGTCATCTCTGTCCCATCCCTGCTCGTAATCTGGATCCCCGTTTCGGCGTGATCACTGTACAGGTGAGACACGGGCGAGTACTCCATCTTCCCACTGTCGGCGAATGATAATACCTGCAGTGAGGAAGGTGCCGGCTCGAAACCATTCGCGTCGCCGACAATATCTTCGATTTGGTATAGGCCACTGTTCGTGAGTACCGGTGTGTCACCAGTCACACACTTTCCCGTACCAGCAGGACCTGAAAACAACATGTGGCTCAGGTCGTTTCGGTCGACGTAACTCTGCAGTCGTTCGATGATGTCCTCGTGGCCGGCGACCTCTGAGAGAGTCTGGGGACGGTATTTTTCGATCCAGACCTCCTCGCGGCCCGCCCGCGACGCTGACTCGCCCTCGCTCATGGTCGTGGTGTGGCCCCGGTCGGTGATAAACCCCGCGAGGTTCTGACCAAAGGGAAGAACCTCGGACCGAGCGAGCGGTGACAACGGAGCCGTGAGCCGCGAGGACGAGCGAAGCGAGTCCTCGAAGTGAAGCGAGCGGTGACAACGGAGCCGTGAGCCGCGAGGTTCTGACCGAAGGGAAGAACCTCGAAGTGAAGCGAGCGGGGAGAGACGACCCGCGAGCCGCGAGGACGACCACGGGGAGTAGCGAGAACGCTACGCTCATGTGGGCTGGCACGAATCCACACGTATGCGCGTCACCGTCGACGTCGTCGGCGAGGATACCCACGAGGTCGAACTCGAGGCGGACGGCACCTACGCGGATCTGCTGGAGCCGCTCGAATACAGCCGCCACGAGGTCTCGATCGTCGTCGACGGCCAGCCGGTACCCGAAGACCAGCCCGTCGAGGTCGATCGCGTGCAGGTCCTCAGACTCGTTCAGGGTGGCTAGGATGGTCCGTGTGCGACAGGCGGAACCGACCGAATTCGAGCCCGCCACGGCGATTCTCGACGCCGCCGTCCTCGAAACCGACCCCGGACTGGTTCGACAGCGCATCGACAACGACCGGATGCTCGTCGCCGTCGACGACGGGCGAATCGTCGGTTCCGTCGTCGCACAGTCGATCGATCAGGGGGTCCG
It contains:
- the samp2 gene encoding ubiquitin-like small modifier protein SAMP2, whose product is MRVTVDVVGEDTHEVELEADGTYADLLEPLEYSRHEVSIVVDGQPVPEDQPVEVDRVQVLRLVQGG